From the genome of Pelobacter propionicus DSM 2379, one region includes:
- the gdhA gene encoding NADP-specific glutamate dehydrogenase, translating to MAKVDEKLHGIYQDVVKRNPGEVEYHQAVAEVLETLGPVVAKNPEYLERKIIERICEPERQIIFRVPWQDDKGEVHINRGFRVQFNSAIGPYKGGIRFHPSVYLGIIKFLGFEQIFKNSLTGMPIGGGKGGSDFDPKGRSDDEIMRFCQSFITELFRHLGEHTDVPAGDIGVGGREIGYMFGQYKRLTNRWEAGVLTGKGLKWGGSLVRPEATGYGATYFVNEALKVRNDSLEGKTCLVSGSGNVAIYTIEKIQQLGGKCVACSDSNGVIYHENGLDLALIKQLKEVERRRIADYASYHKDARYTANGNIWEIPCQVAMPSATQNEINGKDAAILVKNGCIAVGEGANMPTNPDGIKVFQDAKIAYCPGKACNAGGVATSALEMQQNAQRDSWTFEETEKKLEKIMVGIHKLCYKTAEEYGQAGNYVLGANIAGFIKVADAMVAHGLI from the coding sequence ATGGCTAAAGTTGACGAAAAACTGCATGGCATCTATCAGGACGTCGTGAAGCGCAACCCTGGCGAAGTCGAGTACCACCAGGCAGTTGCCGAAGTTCTGGAGACTCTCGGACCTGTGGTTGCCAAAAACCCGGAATACCTGGAGCGCAAGATCATCGAGCGCATCTGTGAGCCAGAGCGTCAGATCATCTTCAGGGTGCCCTGGCAGGACGACAAGGGCGAAGTCCACATCAACCGCGGCTTCCGCGTCCAGTTCAACTCGGCCATCGGCCCCTACAAGGGTGGCATCCGCTTCCATCCTTCCGTCTACCTGGGCATCATCAAGTTCCTCGGCTTCGAGCAGATCTTCAAGAACTCCCTCACCGGCATGCCCATCGGCGGCGGCAAGGGCGGTTCCGACTTCGATCCCAAGGGCAGATCTGATGACGAAATCATGCGCTTCTGCCAGAGCTTCATTACCGAACTGTTCCGCCACCTGGGCGAGCACACCGATGTGCCGGCCGGCGACATCGGTGTTGGCGGCCGCGAGATCGGCTACATGTTCGGCCAGTACAAGCGCCTCACCAACCGCTGGGAAGCGGGCGTGCTGACCGGCAAGGGGCTCAAGTGGGGCGGTTCGCTGGTTCGCCCGGAGGCCACCGGCTACGGGGCAACCTACTTCGTCAACGAAGCCCTCAAGGTGCGCAATGACTCCCTGGAAGGCAAGACCTGCCTGGTTTCCGGTTCCGGCAACGTGGCCATCTACACCATCGAGAAGATCCAGCAGCTGGGCGGCAAATGCGTTGCCTGCTCCGACAGCAACGGCGTGATCTACCATGAGAATGGTCTCGACCTGGCGCTGATCAAGCAACTCAAGGAAGTGGAGCGTCGCCGCATCGCCGACTACGCCAGCTACCACAAGGATGCCAGGTACACCGCCAACGGCAATATCTGGGAGATCCCCTGCCAGGTGGCCATGCCCTCCGCGACCCAGAACGAGATCAACGGCAAGGACGCCGCAATCCTGGTCAAGAACGGCTGCATCGCCGTAGGCGAAGGCGCCAACATGCCGACCAATCCGGACGGCATCAAGGTGTTCCAGGACGCCAAGATCGCCTACTGCCCGGGCAAGGCCTGCAACGCCGGCGGCGTCGCCACCTCTGCCCTGGAAATGCAGCAGAACGCCCAGCGCGACTCCTGGACCTTCGAAGAGACCGAGAAGAAGCTGGAGAAGATCATGGTCGGCATCCACAAGCTCTGCTACAAGACCGCCGAAGAGTATGGCCAGGCCGGAAACTACGTGCTCGGCGCCAACATCGCCGGTTTCATCAAGGTTGCCGACGCAATGGTTGCCCACGGCCTTATCTAG
- a CDS encoding multiheme c-type cytochrome, protein MKAAIRSTLLFSLSLTCMPLVLQAADNGKEFVGSEKCRSCHIQEYNSWKESYHAKIVRPRKAGMLKEAFEKWTSDGTGPGPTKGNITGKAHTLDDVQYVVGSRWKQRYLVKNEQTGNLQFMDKQFNRLSGMWENYGQKNDWDTQCATCHTTGYRITSYDEKAKRTTGSTFSERGIGCEACHGPGAKHVKAKGIQRKRTIFNPANVDSQAQSKVCGYCHVRVENETWHTAQGNPREDMPAPKRGDSYRAGEDWTTWTGIIMPGLQAENPFTKEYTGDLKGLFKTDEHARANGIYEEAKHHQQYQGFIQSQHFKSGSLSCITCHSPHAGKGKLKKVARNSCGTCHAPSYTVEKYMPNTGQTAGGLFVRSHTFGKNPRTGGAGAADLKEPNYYE, encoded by the coding sequence ATGAAAGCAGCCATACGCAGCACGCTCCTGTTTTCCCTGTCCCTGACCTGCATGCCCCTTGTGCTGCAGGCGGCAGATAACGGAAAGGAATTTGTCGGCTCTGAAAAATGCCGGAGCTGCCATATCCAGGAGTACAACAGCTGGAAGGAGAGCTACCATGCCAAGATAGTGCGTCCCCGGAAGGCGGGAATGCTGAAGGAGGCCTTTGAAAAGTGGACATCCGACGGAACCGGTCCAGGGCCCACCAAGGGCAACATCACCGGAAAGGCCCACACGCTCGATGACGTACAGTATGTGGTTGGCTCCAGGTGGAAGCAACGCTACCTGGTGAAAAACGAGCAGACAGGCAATCTGCAGTTCATGGACAAGCAGTTCAACCGCCTGTCGGGCATGTGGGAGAACTACGGCCAGAAGAACGACTGGGACACCCAGTGCGCCACCTGCCACACCACCGGCTACCGCATCACCAGCTATGACGAAAAAGCGAAGAGAACCACCGGCAGCACGTTCTCCGAGCGCGGCATCGGCTGTGAGGCCTGCCATGGGCCGGGGGCAAAGCATGTGAAGGCGAAAGGGATACAGCGGAAGAGAACCATCTTCAATCCCGCCAACGTAGACAGTCAGGCCCAGTCAAAGGTCTGCGGTTACTGCCATGTCAGGGTTGAAAACGAGACATGGCACACCGCCCAGGGCAACCCCCGCGAAGACATGCCGGCGCCCAAACGGGGAGACAGTTACCGGGCGGGTGAAGACTGGACAACCTGGACCGGCATCATCATGCCGGGGCTGCAGGCCGAAAACCCCTTCACCAAGGAGTATACCGGCGACCTGAAAGGTCTCTTCAAGACCGACGAACATGCCAGGGCCAACGGTATCTATGAGGAGGCCAAGCATCACCAGCAGTACCAGGGGTTCATCCAGTCGCAGCATTTCAAGAGCGGGAGCCTTTCCTGCATCACCTGCCACTCTCCCCATGCGGGGAAAGGCAAGCTGAAGAAGGTGGCCAGGAACAGCTGCGGAACATGCCATGCCCCGTCCTACACCGTGGAGAAGTACATGCCAAACACCGGCCAGACAGCGGGCGGCCTGTTCGTCCGTTCCCACACCTTTGGCAAGAACCCGCGCACCGGGGGAGCTGGCGCTGCGGATCTGAAGGAGCCCAATTACTACGAATAG
- the ttcA gene encoding tRNA 2-thiocytidine(32) synthetase TtcA: MTLTQQEMRELPLFRRLRHAVGKAVADFAMIREGDRIAVGVSGGKDSYTLLLLLEELRRRAPIDFQLVAVIIDSGYPGYRGDIVRDYVTSLGIPCHLETTTHYEIITEKRRPGSSYCSICARLKRGALYGLADSLGCNKLALGHHGDDFIETLLLNQFFVGSLKAMSANMLADNGRTTVIRPLVYASEEEIVDFMGQVGLPVVSCNCPVSDSTDLKRRRMKELLKELEQEIPHIRSSMLKALSNVHPRHLLDQQLQGL; encoded by the coding sequence ATGACCTTGACGCAGCAGGAGATGCGTGAGTTGCCGCTGTTCAGGCGGCTGCGCCATGCCGTGGGAAAAGCGGTGGCTGATTTCGCCATGATCCGTGAGGGGGACCGTATCGCGGTGGGGGTTTCGGGGGGTAAGGACTCCTACACCCTCTTGCTGCTGCTGGAGGAACTGCGACGGCGGGCGCCCATCGACTTCCAGCTGGTGGCCGTGATCATCGACTCCGGCTATCCCGGTTACCGGGGCGATATTGTCCGTGACTATGTGACCTCCCTGGGCATCCCCTGCCATCTGGAAACAACCACCCACTACGAGATCATCACCGAGAAGCGCCGCCCCGGCTCCTCCTACTGCTCCATCTGCGCCCGCCTGAAGCGGGGGGCACTGTACGGACTGGCCGACAGCCTGGGGTGTAACAAGCTGGCCCTGGGGCACCATGGCGACGACTTCATCGAGACGCTGCTGCTGAACCAGTTCTTCGTCGGTTCGCTCAAGGCCATGTCGGCCAACATGCTGGCCGACAACGGCCGCACCACCGTCATCAGGCCGCTGGTGTACGCGTCCGAGGAGGAGATCGTCGATTTCATGGGCCAGGTCGGGCTGCCGGTGGTCAGCTGCAACTGCCCGGTGAGCGATTCCACCGACCTCAAGCGCAGGCGTATGAAGGAACTGCTCAAAGAACTGGAGCAGGAGATCCCCCATATCAGGAGCAGCATGCTCAAGGCGCTCTCCAACGTCCATCCCCGGCATCTGCTGGACCAGCAGCTCCAGGGTCTCTGA
- the metX gene encoding homoserine O-acetyltransferase MetX, which produces MSVSIVREQSITISDGIRLDSGRILAPITIAYETYGTLNTDASNAILVEHAWTGSAHLAGKQSENDTKPGWWDAIVGPGRLLDTDRYFVICSNVIGSCFGSTGPASINPKTGKRYNLTFPVITIRDMVRAQKLLIEMLGIRRLLSVMGGSMGGMQTLEWITQYPDAIASAVLLATTPRPSPLAISMNAIARWSIFNDPTWRKGEYKNNPKDGLALARAIGHITFLSDESMQAKFGRKFSARDGQFDFFGQFEVERYLDYNGYSFVSRFDANSFLYLAKALDLYDVSWGYESMAEAFARVSAPLQFFAFSSDWLYPPGQTEEMVSCLRKLGKEVEYHLISSSYGHDAFLLEHEAFSPLVKRFLDAAYAKGGQ; this is translated from the coding sequence ATGTCCGTCAGCATCGTAAGGGAACAGTCCATAACCATCAGTGACGGCATCAGGCTGGATAGCGGACGAATCCTGGCCCCCATCACCATTGCCTACGAGACCTACGGAACCCTCAACACCGACGCATCCAATGCCATCCTGGTGGAACACGCCTGGACCGGCAGCGCCCACCTGGCCGGAAAACAGAGCGAGAACGATACCAAGCCGGGGTGGTGGGATGCCATCGTAGGTCCCGGCCGACTGCTGGACACCGACCGCTACTTCGTGATCTGCTCCAACGTGATCGGTTCTTGTTTCGGCTCCACCGGCCCCGCCTCCATCAACCCCAAGACCGGAAAACGATACAACCTGACCTTTCCGGTGATCACCATCCGGGACATGGTGCGCGCCCAGAAGCTGCTGATCGAGATGCTGGGCATCCGGCGACTGCTCTCCGTCATGGGGGGGAGCATGGGCGGCATGCAGACTCTGGAGTGGATCACCCAGTATCCGGACGCCATCGCTTCGGCCGTCCTGCTGGCCACCACCCCCCGCCCCTCGCCTTTGGCCATCTCCATGAACGCCATCGCCCGCTGGTCCATCTTCAACGACCCCACCTGGCGCAAGGGGGAGTACAAGAACAACCCCAAGGACGGTCTGGCGCTGGCCCGCGCCATCGGGCACATCACCTTCCTGTCCGACGAATCCATGCAGGCCAAGTTCGGCCGCAAATTCTCTGCCCGTGACGGCCAGTTCGACTTCTTCGGCCAGTTCGAGGTGGAGCGCTATCTGGACTACAACGGCTACAGCTTTGTCAGCCGTTTCGACGCCAACTCCTTCCTCTACCTGGCCAAGGCACTGGACCTGTACGATGTCTCCTGGGGCTACGAATCCATGGCCGAGGCCTTTGCCAGGGTCAGCGCTCCGCTGCAGTTCTTCGCCTTTTCCTCCGACTGGCTCTATCCTCCCGGCCAGACCGAGGAGATGGTCAGCTGTCTGCGGAAACTGGGCAAGGAGGTGGAGTACCACCTGATCAGTTCCTCCTACGGCCACGACGCCTTCCTGCTGGAACACGAGGCGTTCTCCCCCCTGGTGAAGCGGTTCCTGGATGCTGCGTACGCCAAAGGCGGCCAGTGA
- the cobI gene encoding precorrin-2 C(20)-methyltransferase, with the protein MATLFAVGVGPGDPELLTRKAERILRQADVILAPVSHPGDASVAHETVREFVDETRQELIIHQFPMTSDKSRLIPAWQEAAALMAERIQAGKDVAFITIGDPLLYSTFIYLLRIFRESYPALPVEIVPGISSINTAAAVAGVPLAEAEEKIVVIPATAGIEAIASALQEFETVVLLKVKPLYADILKLLKETGRSESALFVERVGSARQKILTGIDAMATHTPDYLSLMIIRKP; encoded by the coding sequence ATGGCAACACTCTTTGCAGTTGGAGTCGGTCCGGGTGATCCGGAACTCCTGACGAGAAAGGCAGAGCGCATCCTGCGCCAGGCCGATGTGATCCTGGCACCGGTATCGCACCCCGGCGACGCCAGCGTGGCCCATGAAACGGTGCGGGAATTCGTGGATGAGACCCGCCAGGAACTGATCATCCATCAGTTCCCCATGACGTCGGACAAATCGCGGCTGATCCCGGCCTGGCAGGAGGCTGCGGCACTCATGGCCGAGCGGATTCAGGCGGGCAAGGACGTGGCCTTCATAACCATCGGCGACCCCCTGCTCTACTCCACCTTCATCTACCTGCTGCGCATCTTCCGCGAGAGCTACCCCGCACTCCCGGTGGAGATCGTTCCGGGCATATCCAGCATCAATACCGCCGCTGCCGTGGCGGGAGTGCCCCTGGCCGAGGCAGAGGAGAAGATCGTGGTCATTCCGGCCACGGCCGGTATCGAGGCGATAGCTAGTGCGCTGCAGGAGTTCGAAACAGTGGTGTTGCTGAAGGTCAAGCCGCTCTACGCCGATATTCTGAAGCTGCTGAAGGAGACCGGACGCTCGGAGAGTGCGCTGTTCGTGGAACGGGTCGGCAGCGCCCGCCAGAAAATTCTGACCGGCATCGATGCCATGGCCACCCATACCCCCGACTACCTGTCGCTGATGATCATCAGGAAACCGTAG
- a CDS encoding bifunctional cobalt-precorrin-7 (C(5))-methyltransferase/cobalt-precorrin-6B (C(15))-methyltransferase, whose protein sequence is MAQHKIYLVGAGIEGWEGFSSTALAVIDKTEVMIGHQRHLDIFPAYGGSKMVLGPLSELLEFLRETEKRVVILASGDPNFFGISRFLLRNLPKERIAIFANVTSMQYAFSRIKEPWDDAIFVSAHGRGLHAAVDKIVASEKACVLTDKVNTPAAIAREMIERGAEGYEAWLCEDLGLDSEKFTRTDVRGLLELKASDLNILILIKTYEPNLVQYPLIGIADDEFQTVKKLITKQEVRAVTLAKLQIQDDLVMWDIGAGSGSVSIEASNLMPNGRIFALERNPACVGYIQENLKKFCARNVKLIEAYAPEGLDELPDPDRVFIGGAGGQLEDIIDAVDRRLKPEGLIVLNAVTLDTLAKSVEYLEDHGYDVAASCVNISRTRKLTEFKLFEAQNPVYIITAHKGSTH, encoded by the coding sequence ATGGCACAGCACAAGATATATCTGGTCGGCGCCGGCATCGAGGGGTGGGAGGGGTTCAGCTCCACCGCACTGGCGGTTATCGACAAGACCGAGGTCATGATCGGCCATCAGCGGCACCTGGACATCTTTCCCGCCTATGGCGGCAGCAAGATGGTTTTGGGACCGCTCTCCGAGCTGCTGGAGTTCCTGAGGGAAACGGAGAAACGGGTGGTCATACTGGCCTCCGGCGACCCGAACTTCTTCGGTATCTCCCGCTTCCTGCTGCGTAACCTGCCCAAGGAGCGCATTGCCATCTTCGCTAACGTCACCAGCATGCAGTATGCCTTTTCGCGCATCAAGGAGCCCTGGGACGACGCCATCTTCGTATCGGCACATGGCAGGGGGCTGCATGCGGCGGTGGACAAGATCGTGGCTTCCGAGAAGGCCTGCGTCCTGACCGACAAGGTCAACACCCCCGCCGCCATCGCGCGGGAGATGATCGAGCGGGGCGCCGAAGGGTATGAGGCTTGGCTGTGCGAAGACCTGGGGCTGGACAGTGAAAAATTCACCCGCACCGACGTGCGCGGCCTGCTGGAGCTTAAAGCCTCCGACCTGAATATCCTGATCCTGATCAAGACCTATGAACCGAACCTGGTGCAGTATCCGCTGATCGGCATCGCCGACGACGAGTTCCAGACCGTCAAGAAGCTGATCACCAAGCAGGAGGTGCGGGCGGTCACCCTGGCCAAACTGCAGATCCAGGACGACCTGGTGATGTGGGACATCGGCGCGGGGAGCGGCTCCGTGTCCATCGAGGCCTCCAACCTGATGCCCAACGGCCGTATCTTCGCCCTGGAGCGCAACCCGGCCTGCGTCGGCTATATCCAGGAGAACCTGAAGAAATTCTGCGCCCGCAATGTCAAGCTGATCGAGGCCTATGCCCCGGAAGGGCTGGACGAACTGCCCGATCCGGACCGGGTGTTCATCGGCGGAGCAGGCGGGCAGCTTGAGGATATCATCGATGCGGTGGACAGGCGCCTCAAGCCGGAAGGATTGATCGTGCTGAACGCGGTCACCCTGGATACCCTGGCCAAGTCGGTGGAATACCTGGAGGACCATGGCTACGACGTGGCGGCCAGTTGCGTCAACATCTCCAGAACCCGTAAGCTGACCGAGTTCAAGCTGTTCGAAGCCCAGAACCCGGTCTACATCATCACAGCCCACAAGGGGAGCACACACTGA
- a CDS encoding IS1182 family transposase, which yields MKSKFIEVDRETPYLLPPSLQDWLPEKHLARFVVEIVEQLDLRSLKATYAGRGSQPYNPEMLVALLFYGYATGVFSSRKLERSTYDSVAFRFIAANSHPDHDTIATFRRRFLPQLNKLFAQILLIAHQMEVLKLGNVSLDGSKIKANASKHKALSYEHACKLEEQIKAEVGELLKKAEAADRADIPDGMNIPEELERREKRLSAIAAAKVEIEKRAAERHAREQAAYEKKVAERAKKEQATGKKAKGKEPKPPKSGPTAKDQVNLTDEESRIMPTSGGGFEQTYNAQAGVDTASKLIVSAHVTQNPNDKQELTPTLENLAALPEKLGKATDLVADSGYFSETNVTACEENGITPYIAVDRQSHNVPLMERFAEPPPLPEDADSVARMKHRLKTPSGKAIYAQRKVTSEPVFGIIKAVMGFRSFLLRGFEAVKGEWNLVCMAYNIKRLHVLAG from the coding sequence ATGAAATCAAAGTTTATTGAAGTTGACCGGGAAACACCCTATCTGCTCCCGCCATCGCTGCAGGATTGGCTACCAGAAAAGCACTTGGCCCGGTTTGTGGTCGAAATTGTCGAACAGCTCGACCTGCGCTCTTTGAAAGCTACCTATGCCGGCCGAGGCTCGCAGCCCTATAACCCTGAGATGCTGGTAGCATTGTTGTTTTACGGTTATGCGACAGGCGTATTCTCCAGCCGGAAGCTTGAGCGCAGCACCTACGACTCCGTGGCATTCCGGTTCATAGCGGCAAACAGTCATCCTGACCACGATACCATTGCCACCTTCCGCCGGCGTTTTCTGCCGCAACTGAACAAGCTGTTTGCCCAGATTCTGCTGATCGCTCATCAGATGGAGGTGCTGAAACTGGGCAACGTTAGTTTGGATGGCAGCAAAATCAAGGCGAACGCCTCCAAGCACAAGGCGCTGAGCTATGAGCATGCCTGCAAGCTTGAAGAGCAGATCAAGGCTGAGGTTGGCGAACTGCTCAAAAAGGCCGAGGCAGCGGACCGTGCCGATATTCCGGACGGCATGAACATCCCCGAAGAACTGGAACGTCGGGAAAAGCGTCTTTCCGCCATTGCCGCAGCCAAGGTCGAGATCGAAAAACGAGCCGCTGAGCGCCATGCTCGTGAACAGGCCGCTTATGAGAAGAAAGTCGCCGAACGGGCCAAGAAGGAGCAGGCAACGGGCAAGAAGGCCAAGGGGAAAGAGCCGAAACCGCCCAAATCCGGCCCCACTGCCAAAGATCAGGTCAATCTGACCGATGAAGAGTCGCGGATCATGCCGACCTCCGGTGGCGGATTCGAGCAGACTTACAACGCCCAGGCCGGTGTGGATACAGCATCAAAGCTCATCGTTTCGGCCCATGTTACCCAGAATCCCAATGACAAACAGGAGCTGACACCGACCCTGGAGAACCTGGCGGCGCTGCCTGAGAAGCTTGGCAAGGCAACCGATCTGGTAGCTGACAGTGGCTACTTCAGCGAAACCAATGTAACTGCCTGTGAGGAGAACGGGATAACTCCCTACATTGCCGTAGACCGGCAGAGTCACAACGTGCCACTGATGGAGCGCTTTGCCGAACCGCCGCCGTTACCCGAAGATGCCGATTCCGTGGCCAGAATGAAGCATCGCCTGAAGACACCTTCCGGCAAGGCGATCTACGCCCAGCGAAAAGTCACCTCGGAACCGGTCTTCGGCATCATCAAGGCGGTCATGGGATTCAGAAGCTTTCTTCTTCGTGGCTTTGAAGCAGTAAAAGGCGAATGGAACCTCGTCTGCATGGCCTACAACATCAAACGGCTGCATGTCTTGGCCGGATAG
- a CDS encoding ferritin family protein, with amino-acid sequence MKKFVCTVCGYVFEGTAPPAECPQCKATADKFSARETGTLSWADEHRIGVAQGIDAELVEGLKAHFMGECTEVGMYLAMSRQADREGYPEVAEAYKRIAFEEAEHAAKFGELLGEVVKADTKANLAARVEAENGACKGKKDMATRAKQLNYDAIHDTVHEMCKDEARHGQVFAGLLKRYF; translated from the coding sequence ATGAAGAAATTTGTGTGCACTGTATGTGGTTATGTTTTTGAAGGCACTGCTCCCCCCGCTGAATGTCCCCAGTGTAAGGCTACTGCCGACAAGTTTTCCGCGAGGGAAACAGGAACCTTAAGCTGGGCCGATGAGCATAGAATCGGCGTGGCCCAGGGGATCGATGCGGAGCTTGTTGAAGGATTGAAGGCCCATTTCATGGGAGAATGCACGGAAGTCGGCATGTACCTGGCCATGAGCCGTCAGGCTGATCGCGAAGGGTACCCTGAAGTGGCTGAAGCCTACAAGCGCATCGCCTTCGAAGAGGCTGAGCATGCCGCCAAGTTTGGCGAACTTCTGGGTGAGGTGGTCAAGGCCGATACGAAGGCCAACCTTGCCGCGCGCGTCGAGGCGGAAAACGGTGCCTGCAAGGGGAAGAAGGACATGGCCACCAGGGCAAAACAACTCAACTACGACGCCATCCACGACACCGTCCACGAAATGTGCAAGGACGAAGCCCGTCACGGACAGGTTTTCGCTGGCCTGCTCAAGCGCTATTTCTAG